In Phaseolus vulgaris cultivar G19833 chromosome 10, P. vulgaris v2.0, whole genome shotgun sequence, a single genomic region encodes these proteins:
- the LOC137818238 gene encoding uncharacterized protein, with product MWEPLSAKLKTIAEDIPAIITRVVESSTRRLQDDLFNLKTENSTMRVEVEKLSFNLTLAEIEHSRVEDAMSTELRLARKEATDLRHKVQQLAQEKIELESKIVPYRVRVADLEALMKADAVKVQKLEKRSVDRETLLGQVEKARDDAIADLAKANEEKGKVAAELAQVQAESKKVAEDLLQAQETNEQLKKQVEELEQQNKELKEQTEDLKKRIEELQKQIEELKLNSAQILAAGFEAAREQFACLFPDLDLSMVSLDNEVVDGKVVPAED from the coding sequence atgtgggagcctctatctgctaaactaaagacgatagcagaagacatcccagCCATCATCACCAGAGTTGTGGAAAGCTCTActaggaggctccaagacgacctcttcaacctcaagaccgagaacagcaccatgagggttgaggtggagaagttgtctttcaactTGACGctggcggagattgaacactcccgagtggaggacgcaatgagcaccgagctcaggttggcgcgcaaagaggccactgatctccgccacaaagtgcaacagcttgctcaagaaaagatcgaactagagagcaagattgtgccttaccgcgtcagggtggctgacctagaggctctcatgaaggccgacgccgtcaaggtgcaaaaactagagaaaaggtcagtcgaccgagagaccctccttgggcaggtggaaaaggcaagggacgacgccatagctgatctcgccaaagccaacgaagagaagggaaaagtagctgctgaattggcccaagtgcaagcggaatccaagaaggttgctgaagaccttctccaggctcaagagaccaatgaacaactcaagaaacaggttgaagagctggagcaacagaataaggagctgaaagagcaaactgaagatctcaagaagcggattgaggaacttcagaagcaaattgaagaactcaagctaaactctgctcaaattctggccgctggattcgaagctgcacgagaacaatttgcctgcttgttccccgacctagatctcagcatggtgtcgctggataatgaagtggtggatggaaaagtggtgcccgccgaagactga